The Amycolatopsis methanolica 239 nucleotide sequence GCGCCACGACGGCGGCGAGCCGGTCGTCGAGGCCCGCCTCGGCGAGGAGCACCGGGCCAAGGAACTGCTGTCCACATTGGACGATATAGGCCCGGACGCGGAGGGCTTCGACACCCTGCTGATCCAGCTCCGGGACGACGTGCTCGCCCACGCTGAGCACGAGGAGCGGTCGGAGTTCCCGCTGCTGCGCCAGGCGTGCGACAGCAAGCGGCTGGCGGCGATGGCCGACACGGTGCGGGCGGCCGAGGTCGTGGCCCCGACGCGCCCGCACCCGGGAACGGAAAGCGCCGCGAAGAACATGCTGCTCGGTCCGCCGGCCGCACTCATGGACCGAGCCCGCGACGCCATCCGGAACGTACTCAAACACTGACGCCCCGGAAGCCGGCCGCCCGCCGAACGGCAGGCGGCCGGTTCCGCGTCACAGACCGACCCGCACCACGCTGCCGCTGCCGGGTGCGCCCGGCGGGTTCGGGCAGGCGCTGCAGTTCGACACGTACGCCTTGCCGTCGCGCAGTGCCAGCCCACCGGGCATCGTCAGCTGCTGCGTCACGATGTGCTGCGCGCCGTCCTTGCCGACCTGGATCAACGCGCCCGCCGGGTCGCCGCTGAGCAGGCCGTTGTGCGCGATTTCCAGCACGTACAGCTTCCCGTGCGCGAAGCCGATGTCGATGATGTTGGTGAAGCCCTCCGCGTACACCTGCGGCGCCTTGCCCGGCACCACCCGGTACACCCGCGCCGCGCCCTTCGGGAACGGGAAGCCGGTCAGCTCGCCGACGTACAGCGCGCCGTCCGGGCCGAGCGCGACCGAGGTCGGCACCGACTGCATCGGGATCTGCGAGCCGTCCGGCCCCGTCGCCATCCGCGTCGGGAACGTGGCGATCGTCTGGATGCGGCCCTTGTCCGGGACCCACAGCAGGGAGTTGCCGCCCGCGTCGGCCACCACGCGGCCGCCGGGCAGGGCGAGGACCGAGTTGGGGTTGCTGTCCGGCTCACCACCGTCGGGGTTGGCCGTTGCCTCGTAACCGGCGATGTCGGCGACCGGTTTTCCGTTGCGCAGCAACCACCCCATGAACTGCTGGCCCTTCGGCGGCAGGTTCGTGCGCACCGCGGGGTTCGCCCCCAGACCGACGGTGACGTACATGTTGCCCTTGCCGAGGAACGAGACGTCCGACGGGCCGATCGCGCCGGAACCGTCGCGTGCGGCGAGCGACGGCAGGCCGCTCAGCACGCGTTTCTGCTGCCCGCGGTCGATCCGCGTGAGGGCGCCGGATTCGCCGTAGCACGCCTCGCCCTCGGGCCCCGCCATGCACGGACCAGCGCCGCCGCGGCCGGCTTCCGCGACGTACAGGGCTCCGTCAGGCGAGAACGACAGCCCGCGTGGGCTGTCCAGGCCGCCGGCCACTGTGGACACCTTGCCGCCGGCCTCGGCGCCGAGCGGAACCAGTGTCACCGCGAGCGCGGTGGCGGCTGTCAGCAGGATTCGGGATGTTTTCATAGGCCCGTCCTTTCACGACGATGTGCCCCCCTTCCGGAGACGGAATCGCGTGGACGGGCGTTACGAGGAGATTTCGGTTGAGGGCGCAAGTAAACGCGCAGCCGTTGCGTCGGGATTTCCACGAGCTGCCAGGACAGCAGCCCGCACGCGTAGGCCAGCGGCAACGCCAGCGCCATCAGCAGGTACGAGTTCCGCACCCCGGCGAACACGATGAGTTGCTGCACCGGCATCGCCCAGATGTACATGCCGTAACTGCCGTAGACCCACTTGTCGTAACGCGCCAGCCGCCGCGGCCAGTGGTGCGCCCATACGATCGCGCCGTACCCGGCGGCGAACGGCAGTACGATCCGCGCGCAGGGCTGCAGGACGGGCACGAAGTTGACCACCAGGTACCCGGCCACGCCGGCGTATGCGGCGGCCCGCGACAGGGGGATCGTGCCGTGGTAACGGTGCATCACCATGCCGATGACGAACGCGACGCCGAACGCGACCATCGCGCCGACCGGCACGGACAGCAACGACCCGCCGCGGCCCTGGAAGGTGTAGGTGGCGCCGAGGAAACCGTCGAGCACGACGATCGCGGCCAGCAGCGCGAACAGGCCGGCCCGGGCGCGGCCGAGCAGACCGGTCAGTCCCGCGACGAGAACCAGCGCGTACCCGGTGGTCTCCATCGGCAGAGTCCACAGTGAGCCATTCGCCGACCACGGGTACGGGTTCTCCGCGAACACCCCGGGAAGCAGGTGCTGCAACGGGTACAGCGCCGCGTTGTGCACCACGTAACCCCAGGTCGCGGTGTCCGTCCAGTACTCGCCGGCGTCGAGCACGGTGACCAGTGGGCCGATCACGAACGCGGTGAACATGACGACGACGAGCAGTGGCGGCCAGATCCGCAGCACGCGCTTGGCGGCGTACCGCCACCACGACGCGTCGCGCGCCCAGCTGTCGGTGATCTGGAACCCGCTCATCGCGAAGAAGCCCATGAGCGCGAAGTAACCGGGGGACAGGTCCCAGCTCGCCGGCAGGATCGTCAGCCGTTGCGGGTCGACGAGCGGGAACGAATGCTCGACGACGACCATGCTCGCGCCGACGAGCCGCAGCCACGCGAACCCGGTCTCGGCCTTGGCGTACTTGACGGGGCGGATCTGCTGCGTGCGCTCCGCCGAGTTGTCCCGCGGCACCGCTCAGCCCAGCAGCTCGGTCAGCGCGGCGCGCGCGACGTCCGGCCCGAACTGCGCGGCCACCGCGGCCTGCCCGGCCCGGGACAGCCGCAGCCAGAGCGCGTCGTCCGTCAGCAGTGACACGATCCCGGCGGCGATCTCGTCGGCCTTGTCCCCGGCGAGCACCTCCGCGCCGTGCCGCAACCGCATGCCCTCGAACGCCAGCGTCGTGCCGACCACCGGGACACCCGCGGCCAGGCTCTCGCCGACCTTGCCCTTGACGCCGGCGCCGAACCGCAGCGGCGCCACCGACAGCCGGGCCGTCTCGTAGAGCGCGTCGAGGGCGGGCACCCAGCCGCGGAACTTCACGCCGTGACCGTCGAGCGTGCGCAGCTCGTTCGTCGGGTCGTGGCCGACCAGGTCGAGCACCGCGTCCGGCACCTGCCTGCGCACCAGCGGCCAGATCTCCCCGGCCAGCCAGTACGCCGCGTCGCGGTTGGGCGGGTGCTCGAAACTTCCCACGAACAACACGCCGGGCCGCCCATCGGGGCTCGCCTCCGGACCCGGGGTGTGCACATTGGACAGCACGCTGACCGGCGCGCCCGGCGCGAGGTCGGCCAGCAGGTCGCGTTCGGCCTCCGACACCACCAGCGTGCGGTCGCAGGCCCGCACCAGCGCCAGCTCCAGCTCGCGGTAGAGCTTCGCGCGCTGGTGCAGCATCGTCGACGTCTCCGGCGCGCCGCCGAGCCGCTCCACCAGCTCGGCCTCCCTGGACAGGCGCACGAAGTGCAGGTCGACGGTGTCGAACACGATCCGCGCCCGCGGCGCGCAGATCCGCAGCCGGTCGGCGAGGTGCCAGGCCACGGTCGGCCGGGACAGCAGCGCCAGCCGGATGTGCTTGCCCGCCTCGTGCAGGAACTGCTCGCGCAGGCCGTTGTCGGTGAGCACGGTGATCCTCGCGCGGTGCAGCTGGTCCAGGTACGCCGGGTCCGCGGGCGGCCCCATCGGGCAGAACACCACGCGGTGACCGAGCGCGACCAGCTCGTCCAGGAGGCACCGCAACCGCACCGACCCGGAGTCGCGGTCCGGGGTGGGCACGGTGACGTCGGCGACCAGCACCAGGTCGCCGTCGCGCTGGGTCCGGCCGGGCACGCGCTGGCGGGCGATCCACAGCGGCGTGCCCGGGTCGGCCTGCTCCGCGAGGGCGTCCGCCCACTTCGCCGTGAAGACCTCGCGGTTGACCTCCTGGTACCGCTTGACGCCCTGCGTGACGTCGGTGCCGTGCGAGACACCCTCGTGGTGGACGACCACCGCGTCCGGGACCACCACCACGCGGTGGCCCGCGGCGCGGACCGCGAACGCCAGGTCGGTGTCCTCGTAGTAGGCGGGCGAGTAGCGCTCGTCGAACCCGCCCAGCCGCTCCCACAGGTCCCGGCGCACGAGGATCGCCGCGCCCGAGCAGTAGTCGACGTCGCGGACCGCCTGGTAACGCGGGTCTTCCGGGTTGTCGCCGTGCCCGTAGTTGGCGGCGCTGCCGTCGGCGAACACGATGCCGCCACACTCCTGCAGCCTGCCGTCCGGGTAGACCAGCCTCGCCCCGGCCAGGCCGATGCTCTCGTCGCCGCGGACGACCTCGGTGAGCGCGTCCAGCCAGCCGGGCCGGACCTCGGTGTCGTTGTTGAGCAGCACCAGCAGCTCACCGCGGGCCTGCGCGGCGCCGAGGTTCACGGCGCGCAGGAACCCCAGGTTCTCCGGGGCGCGCACGAGCCGGACACCCGGGCAGGCGGCGAGCTGCTCGGCCGAATCGTCCGGCGAGGCGTCGTCGACCACCACGACCTCGAACGGCACGCGCGTGCCGCTGTCCTCGATCGACCGCAGGCAGCGGCGCGTGTAGCTCCACTGCCCGTGCACCGGGACGATGATGCTGACGAGCGGTTCGTCGCTGGTCGACACCGCGACCGGGCCTTCGGTGGCGCGCCGCCGCGGCCGGTAGCGCTCGATGACCTTGCGGTACTTCGGGCCGTTTTCGTCGGTGGTGAGCCGTTCGATCTCGGCGCGCAGCGGGGCGGCGGCGCGTTCGGCGGCCGCGCCGGGCAACGTGAGCTGCGGGTCCAGCATCGTCGCCGCGGCGGGCACCTCCACCGGGTTGTCGGAGGCGACGCCGATCAGGTAGGTGTGCGGCGCGCCGGTGCCGACCGACCAGCTGTCCTCGCCCGTGCGGCGCAGCTGCTGCGACAGCACCGGGCCGTGCTCGCGATCGCTGGTGAGCACCGAGCCGACCGCCACGTTCTGCCGCAGCACGGTCACGTGCCGGAACGACGCGCCGAGCAGCGCGCGGAACTGCGGCTCGGTCAGCTCCTTGACGTGGAAGGGGTTTTCGTTGCCGTGCTCGTGCGTGTAGACGAGGACGTCCGGCGTGCTGGTGAAGAACACCCCGCCGGGCGCGAGCCGGGCGCGCACCAGCGCCAACAGCTCGTCCTGCTCCGCGACGTGCTCGAGCGCCTCGAAACAGGTGATGACGTCGAACGTCCCGGCGTCGGCGAGCAGGTCCGGGTCGGTCATCGAGCCGGTGGTGAACCGCAGGTTCGGCTGTCCGCAGTAGCGCGCGCGGGCGTGCTCGACGCTGGCTTCGTCGATGTCGACGCCGACCACCTCGGACGCGTGGGCGGCCAGCAGCGCGCTGCCGTAGCCCTCGCCGCTGGCGAGGTCGAGGACGCGCCGCCCGAGGGCGTAGCGGGCGGCGAGGGCGTAGCGGTGGTAGTGCTCGTAGATCACCTGGATGTCGTCCGTCCAGGGCACGCAGCGCTCGCCCGTCCAGTCGATCCCCCGAGGTCCCACCATGGGCCGGAAGGCTACCGGTACTGGGCCCCCGGGTGATACTGATGCCCGGTAATCTGCGGCGGGGAGGGAATTTCTCACGGTGACCAGTGACGTCCGCCGGCAGCGCCGGGAGATGACCCTCGGGATCGCGATCATCGTGGTGCTGGCGCTGGGTCTCGCCGTGTCCGCCACCGGGTACCTGCTCACCCGCAATGCCGGCCTGGCCGATCCGCCGGACGCGAAGCCGGCGCCTGAGCACAGCGCGCTGGCCCTCGTCGAACCGCCCGGCGCGCCCGGTCCGAGCGGGCCGTTCACCCTCGCCGCGCTCCGCAGCACCGTGTCGCTGCCGCAGCCGATGGTCGACGTGCTGACCGCGGCCGGGATGAGCGACGGGATGCGCAAGACCGCGGTGCGGGCCGGGGTGACGATCGGTCTGTACGCGCTGGCGACGGGTGATCCGCGAGGCGCGGTGCGGGCGTACGGCGCGGGCGTGGAGCTGCAGGGGCTGGCCGCCGACCGGGACCTGTCGCTGGAGGGCGTCATGGCGTACGGCACGCCGGTGGGCGCCCCGCTGGCCCGCTTCGGCGCGGCGTACGTGCTCTACGACCGCGTGGTGGTCGTCGAGACGGCGGGCCAGGGCGACGCGGCGCACGACGTGTTCCGGACGACGCTGGACCGGCAGATCGAGCTGGCGCCGCCTAGCGACCGCTCCTGACGGCGCGCACGACGCGGGACAGGTGGGCGGGGCGCAGGCTGTCCACGCGGCCGGCGAGGAAGTCGTGCTGGCCGAGGTCTTCCACGACGTCGAACCCGTGCTTGAGGAGTAGCGCGCGGATCTCGTCCGGGTC carries:
- a CDS encoding hemerythrin domain-containing protein yields the protein MSTDKKDVIALLEDQHQEIRRLFVVVERAKGDEREDAFRDLVRLLSVHETAEEELVHPEVRRHDGGEPVVEARLGEEHRAKELLSTLDDIGPDAEGFDTLLIQLRDDVLAHAEHEERSEFPLLRQACDSKRLAAMADTVRAAEVVAPTRPHPGTESAAKNMLLGPPAALMDRARDAIRNVLKH
- a CDS encoding ScyD/ScyE family protein encodes the protein MKTSRILLTAATALAVTLVPLGAEAGGKVSTVAGGLDSPRGLSFSPDGALYVAEAGRGGAGPCMAGPEGEACYGESGALTRIDRGQQKRVLSGLPSLAARDGSGAIGPSDVSFLGKGNMYVTVGLGANPAVRTNLPPKGQQFMGWLLRNGKPVADIAGYEATANPDGGEPDSNPNSVLALPGGRVVADAGGNSLLWVPDKGRIQTIATFPTRMATGPDGSQIPMQSVPTSVALGPDGALYVGELTGFPFPKGAARVYRVVPGKAPQVYAEGFTNIIDIGFAHGKLYVLEIAHNGLLSGDPAGALIQVGKDGAQHIVTQQLTMPGGLALRDGKAYVSNCSACPNPPGAPGSGSVVRVGL
- a CDS encoding acyltransferase family protein, coding for MPRDNSAERTQQIRPVKYAKAETGFAWLRLVGASMVVVEHSFPLVDPQRLTILPASWDLSPGYFALMGFFAMSGFQITDSWARDASWWRYAAKRVLRIWPPLLVVVMFTAFVIGPLVTVLDAGEYWTDTATWGYVVHNAALYPLQHLLPGVFAENPYPWSANGSLWTLPMETTGYALVLVAGLTGLLGRARAGLFALLAAIVVLDGFLGATYTFQGRGGSLLSVPVGAMVAFGVAFVIGMVMHRYHGTIPLSRAAAYAGVAGYLVVNFVPVLQPCARIVLPFAAGYGAIVWAHHWPRRLARYDKWVYGSYGMYIWAMPVQQLIVFAGVRNSYLLMALALPLAYACGLLSWQLVEIPTQRLRVYLRPQPKSPRNARPRDSVSGRGAHRRERTGL
- a CDS encoding glycosyltransferase — translated: MVGPRGIDWTGERCVPWTDDIQVIYEHYHRYALAARYALGRRVLDLASGEGYGSALLAAHASEVVGVDIDEASVEHARARYCGQPNLRFTTGSMTDPDLLADAGTFDVITCFEALEHVAEQDELLALVRARLAPGGVFFTSTPDVLVYTHEHGNENPFHVKELTEPQFRALLGASFRHVTVLRQNVAVGSVLTSDREHGPVLSQQLRRTGEDSWSVGTGAPHTYLIGVASDNPVEVPAAATMLDPQLTLPGAAAERAAAPLRAEIERLTTDENGPKYRKVIERYRPRRRATEGPVAVSTSDEPLVSIIVPVHGQWSYTRRCLRSIEDSGTRVPFEVVVVDDASPDDSAEQLAACPGVRLVRAPENLGFLRAVNLGAAQARGELLVLLNNDTEVRPGWLDALTEVVRGDESIGLAGARLVYPDGRLQECGGIVFADGSAANYGHGDNPEDPRYQAVRDVDYCSGAAILVRRDLWERLGGFDERYSPAYYEDTDLAFAVRAAGHRVVVVPDAVVVHHEGVSHGTDVTQGVKRYQEVNREVFTAKWADALAEQADPGTPLWIARQRVPGRTQRDGDLVLVADVTVPTPDRDSGSVRLRCLLDELVALGHRVVFCPMGPPADPAYLDQLHRARITVLTDNGLREQFLHEAGKHIRLALLSRPTVAWHLADRLRICAPRARIVFDTVDLHFVRLSREAELVERLGGAPETSTMLHQRAKLYRELELALVRACDRTLVVSEAERDLLADLAPGAPVSVLSNVHTPGPEASPDGRPGVLFVGSFEHPPNRDAAYWLAGEIWPLVRRQVPDAVLDLVGHDPTNELRTLDGHGVKFRGWVPALDALYETARLSVAPLRFGAGVKGKVGESLAAGVPVVGTTLAFEGMRLRHGAEVLAGDKADEIAAGIVSLLTDDALWLRLSRAGQAAVAAQFGPDVARAALTELLG